The following DNA comes from Ooceraea biroi isolate clonal line C1 chromosome 11, Obir_v5.4, whole genome shotgun sequence.
AATCTTTCCAGCTGTTCTGGATCCATCTCCATAAAATCTACCAACCCACCCGGGTCAGTACTGGCATTGCCGCTTACCGAGCTCGTTGTAGGATGCGCGAATGGCGGTGGGTCTACTGTCAAGGTTATGTCCCCATTTTCAGAGTCGCTATGTCCTAGTCTTACTACGCTAACATTACTGCTCGTTTGACTCACTGCAAAACGTCACAGGCAGACTCAGTAATACGCGTAATACAATGGAGACAACTAATTCTTCTGTATACTTCACAGATATTCGTCAGTCGTTAGGTTCCTCCAGTCGCCACTTACTTATCAAGTTCTGCAAGGTTGCCTGATCAACGGAGAGGGTTCCATCGTCATTGACGACAATAATCAACGTATCGTCCTTCTTTTCGGTTTCCTGTGGCTCGATGAAGTATGAGCTAGACATCTTCCTGCCGGAGGAAGAAACGTGGTACTCATCGGTCACAACGGTTCCCCAGAATATGATCCCGTGCAGGGATCAAAGTACCAGAGTTAAGGTTACAGTTACCTCAAGCGTGCACCTTCACACTTGTCGGCGCGCGGTCGGGCGCGTCCGCGTGCTTCGTTTCCCGCGTTTCGCGCCTCGAGGTACGCCACGCGTGCACATGAAATTCTCGCGCGGCGACGAGGAGGGTGCGACGATTATCGCGGCTAGCGCTACTATTGTCACTATATACAACGCGGCGTTGGCTGCGCACAAAGAACGCGAACGTTAGCGCGACGATCACCCAGCGAAGCTTAGGTTCGACAAAACGACACGTTGctgcgagacgagacgagtAGTCGAGCGCGCGTGCGATTACGCTAGAATCGATAAGCGCGGTGGCGCGTCACACCGGAATGTTTCTCGAACGAATAAACAACGGGAGGCCGCCGCGATAGACGAGCAGGCGGCCATTTTGTTCGCGTTCCGCGTTGGGCAGCGCGACGTCGTCCGACGACACGGCGGCGGTTCGCTcggcgctcgctcgcccgcccGCTCGCTTTTCTCGGTACTACTCCAACCGTTCGTGACGCGGGAGCGGATTTCCTGGGAGACGATCACGCGACGCGGTCTCGTACTCGACACACTCGTACAACTCGCGATATCCTCAGCGATTCATCGTGCCGTCCCGCTCGCGAATCGGACGaacgtacacacgtacataccTAGCGCGTACGTGTATTacgtgtatacgtatatagaATCATGCATATAGCGCGCGTTGCGCGTTGCGCAACTAAACTCGGCGCGCGAATTCGCTCGTCGCGCGAGTTCAGGAATGGCGGAACGGAACCGGGCGTGTTTGAATATTCCATGTATAAAACATTAGTAAAGATATGTAAACTCCATTAATCGATCAGACTGGTTTATTGATATTCATAAACACGTGTTTACAGTTGACATTTCTTAAGTTTCCtgacgaaattaaatttacggATTAATAAAGATAGCCGCGTGTTACGTTTAAATAGGCTCGATGGATCAATTGCATATCACAAAATAATCGGAATACGTGTTGGAGATCGAGGATGCGGTCCACTCGGCGCTTCAAATGCTACACTCGTGACGTATCATTTTGATcagaggaacctgagagcggccacgctgccgtttacgcccatatttttgcattgagaaatttgagaaatacaacaccgaatgtgaacttacgttccatttaacatgcacatgcacataatttcataatgacaaaagatcatgtgcatgttaaatggaatgtaagttcacattcggtgttgtatttctcaaatttctcaatgcaaaaatatgggcgtaaacggcggcgtggccgctctcaggtacCTCTCTGTTTTGATATATGGTCAAATCAATTTTTGGGAAAACACAATTTTGAATTCCAATCACTAGGTATCGACCAATGGGGAGATGAGTACCTTAACAAATTTATCACGTGTCAATTTCCGCAGTTCAAGCCATGAGTGCGCCATCTATGTAATTCATTCATCATGACTGCTCGAGGCGAGTCGCTATTGGTCGGCGAGCAACGGAACTAAAGGCGTCACGTTTCGTCGCTAGTATGTACACTGAGGCTGAAGTCACATGGCACGTATTTTCTGCGTAACGCGTAACCAATCACATTGTTTCATTTGGATGCCAGCTTCTGCAGGCAAAGATTTGATTGGttacgcggttacgcgttaAGCCTTCGGCAGACCAGCGCGACGCGGTTCGCGatgcgcgatacgcgacgTGCGATATCCAATGAGCGTAAAGTGTTTATGGAAAAGCTGTACGCTCATTGGATATCGCAcgtcgcgtatcgcgcatcgcgtgtcgcgtcgcgctggTGTGCCGGAGGCATTACGCAGAAAATACGTGCCATGTGACTTCAGCctgaggtgcataaatgaCTTCCTTTTTCGGTGTAGATAGGTGTAGATAAGCGAAGCATACATTCGACCACGCAGATGGCGCGCTTATCTACACCATTTACACCGAAAAAGGAAGTCATTTATGCACCCAGTGTACAAGAATTGTCTGCTACGTTGAATTTGTTGTATCAAAACATCGCGAGGAGTTTATTACAATTTGAGAATGGCAAACGCAGATATGGATATAAACGAGAGCAACGGAGACTCGGACTGCACGACTGACAATGACACGAAAAATGAATCGAGTCAGAAAGAAGGTATtcaggagaaagaaaagatcCTGAAACCCGGCAAGAAGGTTAAGAGAGGTATCGTATATCTGTCCACGATCCCGAAATACATGAACGTCTCGATGATACGAGAGATATTTGCGGAGTATGGAAAACTGGGCAGAGTGTATTTGCAGTTAGCGGAAAATGGTAGGTTTCCTTGTCTCTTAGCGCGAGCCTTTGCGTGAATGTTATTATCAGCCGTACATAACCTTACGTGTAACCTGTTGAAGATAGAatagaaaacaaataaaactgaAGGAGAGCTTTCatttttactaaaaatattttattatttttatagaagcGGATTCGGTTAAACACAAGAGAAAGTGGAGAAACACAGCCTGCAAACACTTTACCGAAGGCTGGGTGGaatttgagaaaaagagagtggCCAAATTCGTGGCGGCCACGTTAAATAATACGCAAATATCGTCGCAAAAGAAAAGCAAGTTCTATGATATTATGTGGAATATAAAGTATCTGCCAAAGTATGGaatattttcagttttatattcataatacgtactttactttttattcattatatttatttatcatctgCATCCTTCTCTCTTCGCGCAGATTTAAATGGTTCCACTTGGACGAACGTTTGGCGCATGAACGCGCGGTTCGCAAGCAACGACTTCTAACGGAGGTAGCACAAGCCAAGAGGGAGAGCAACTACTTCTCTTACAACGTAGACAGGAGTAAAAAATTGCGTAGGAAACAAGAGCAGGGAGGAGAAGAAACGACATTCAAGTTGCCTGAAGTGAGACAGAGGGATACCGACGGCGAGATCAGAAGCAGAAAAGCGGAATCACGTGTAGAAGACAGGACGGAGTTCTTGAAATCGATATTCgggtaaaatttaataaaattatatgatatttattgtattatgtaatattacagtAATTCACTCGGAGCACTTTGGTGCATAAAGTAGTCTTAAGTGATTTTATAAGATGATTTTGTAcatattaaaagtttaaagcGTTACGGacatacaattttatttcctctACACCCGATGCACTAGAGATCAATTAGAGATCTAcacaaattacataatttagaGGTTTTATTTTGAGGAGAATTAAGTGAAGTGTTGAACCACCTTTCGCGAATTCTTTTTACTCGATACCGTTAGCAGCGAACGtgttaaaaaaacaaatggaAGCAACtaagatttattttgtaacacCCTCTAGCTGTGatcatacatataaaaaagataaaatcgtATGTTTACCGCGAGAAAAAATTGATTCGTCTCCTcttttaatagaattattcTTGTTGTTGGCTGCCGcctataaaaaattaatttttcgcgaaaattaaaatacacgTGTGTATTAGGGTGgctcttatttttaaagtttgaattttctttgcgCTACCCGCCAGTTTGGTtccattttatgaaaaaataattgtgtaaaATTTCAGCTCAATCGGATAAAGGGAAAGGGTGCCCCTGGGACcttgaaaatcgaaaaaatcataaaatcacagaaaaaatcaattttatttgtttatcttgcgaaatattaattatatgcaaaaaagtattatacaaaagttgtagaCTATTAAAAATGCACATGTTATCATCTACCACTTTTTCTCGTACACTAACGATTTCCGAGAAAAAGTAATGCCACGAATCAAGCTACTCTAGttagtatagtataataaattcagtttGCGTATTATAgatcattgttgattctgatttaagatcatcttaagtacaatcataagatatt
Coding sequences within:
- the LOC105278647 gene encoding pre-rRNA-processing protein esf2-like, encoding MANADMDINESNGDSDCTTDNDTKNESSQKEGIQEKEKILKPGKKVKRGIVYLSTIPKYMNVSMIREIFAEYGKLGRVYLQLAENEADSVKHKRKWRNTACKHFTEGWVEFEKKRVAKFVAATLNNTQISSQKKSKFYDIMWNIKYLPKFKWFHLDERLAHERAVRKQRLLTEVAQAKRESNYFSYNVDRSKKLRRKQEQGGEETTFKLPEVRQRDTDGEIRSRKAESRVEDRTEFLKSIFG